A single genomic interval of Pithys albifrons albifrons isolate INPA30051 chromosome 11, PitAlb_v1, whole genome shotgun sequence harbors:
- the SUMO3 gene encoding small ubiquitin-related modifier 3, with product MSEEKPKEGVKTENEHVNLKVAGQDGSVVQFKIKRHTPLSKLMKAYCERQGLSMRQIRFRFDGQPIKETDTPAQLEMEDEDTIDVFQQQTGGGC from the exons ATGTCGGAGGAGAAGCCCAAG GAAGGCGTGAAAACGGAGAACGAGCACGTCAACCTGAAAGTGGCGGGGCAGGATGGCTCCGTGGTGCAGTTCAAAATCAAGCGGCACACCCCGCTGAGCAAGCTGATGAAGGCGTACTGCGAGCGGCAG GGCCTGTCAATGAGGCAGATCAGATTCCGGTTTGATGGACAGCCAATTAAGGAAACAGACACACCTGCACAG CTAGAGATGGAAGATGAAGACACAATTGACGTGTTCCAGCAGCAGACGGGTGGAGGGTGCTGA
- the PTTG1IP gene encoding pituitary tumor-transforming gene 1 protein-interacting protein, whose product MAPALPICALALLATATAAAAQDVAGDCRQYTNRSCEECLKNVTCLWCASSGRCMEYPVRRILPPADLCELRSARWGVCWVNFEALIIAMSVVGGTFLVMLGVCCCCCCCKKKSKKPDKDDERAARERERRRVRQEERRAEMKSRHDEIRRKYGLFKEENPYAKFEN is encoded by the exons ATGGCCCCGGCGCTGCCGATCTGCGCCCTGGCCCTCCTGGCTACTGCCACTGCCGCCGCCGCACAGGACGTGGCGGGAG ATTGTCGCCAGTACACGAACAGGAGCTGTGAGGAGTGcctgaaaaatgtcact TGCCTGTGGTGTGCCAGCAGTGGGAGATGCATGGAGTACCCTGTCCGAAGAATCCTTCCCCCGGCTGACCTGTGTGAGCTCCGCTCTGCGCGCTGGGGAGTCTGCTGGG TGAACTTTGAAGCCCTGATCATTGCGATGTCTGTGGTGGGAGGAACATTCCTCGTCATGCTGGgggtctgctgctgctgctgctgttgtaaGAAGAAGAGCAAAAA GCCAGACAAGGATGATgagagagcagccagggagcGGGAGAGGAGGCGTGTACGGCAGGAGGAGAG gagagcagagatgAAATCGCGGCATGATGAAATCCGAAGAAAATACG GCCTGTTCAAGGAAGAGAACCCTTATGCAAAATTTGAGAATTAG